Genomic window (Bacillus pumilus):
ACGGCTGAGCACCTCTGACAGCTGCATATCAATTATCAGAAGCTCTTCTTCTCTTTGTGTAGCAGCTGGTTTGTCTTCCTTTTGTTTATACGCTTCATATGTGCCGTCAAATGCTTCAATGCGTTTTTCGTGTACATGGAAAATGCGAGTGGCCACCTCTTCGATCAGTCTGCGATCATGGGAAACAAACACAACAGTTCCTGGGTAATCCTTCAATAGCCCTTCAAGCGCTTCGACTGCCGCCAGATCTAGAAAATTCGTCGGTTCATCCAGCATGAGGACATTGGCATCGCTGACAAGTAAGGATGCAAGCATGGTCTTCACCCGTTCCCCCCCGCTTAACACCCCTACAGGTTTATATACATCATCCCCTCGAAACCCAAGACGCGCCAAAACTGTTCGAACCACTGTCTCATCTTGAACAGCCTCTTTCAGTGCATTTTGTAAAATCGATTCATCTACCTTCAGTCCAGAAAGATCCTGACGAAAATAGCCAAGCTTGACGGCTTCTGAACGAAAAACTCCACGATGTCCATTCACAAGCATTCGGAGAAATGTCGTTTTGCCGCTCCCATTTTTTCCGATAATGGCGACTTTGTCCCCGCCTCTCACTTCCACATTTGCCTGCTTCCAAAGCAATCGATCGCCCGCTTTGCCATCTACATGTTCTACCCGCAAAACGGTACGACTCGCTACTTCCTTCATTGTATGCTGAGTCATTTGAATGGGCTGAATGTCCTTTACTCTCTCAACCTTTTCTAATTTCTCCATCCTTGTTTCAATGGATTTGGCTGTTTTTTGCAGCTTTTTTTGCTTATTTGCATAGTAGGGTTTTGCCATTTTTGGCCCTGAAGATTTTAGTTTTTGAGATGGCTTTGTTGCTTTGTCAGCTTTTTTCTTCTTTTTTTCCAGCGCATGCTCTAACTGTTTTTTCTTTTGTGTGTAAGCTTCGAATGCTTCCTTCTGCTGACGATGGGCCAGCTCTTTTTGCTGTGCAAAATACGTGTAGTTGCCTTTGTATTGATTGAGCCGTCCATCATCCAGCTCCCAAATCTCCGTACATACGGCATCTAAAAAAGCACGATCATGTGAAACGACAATGAGTGCCCCTTGGTAATGATGTAGCTTCTCTTCCAGCCACTCAATGTGCTCTGTATCCAAATGAGTCGTCGGTTCATCTGCTAATAAAAGCGCAGACGGGCGGTTTAACGCACTTTCAATATAAGTCTGGGTCATCTCACCACCACTCTGTGTGCCCTCCGCTTGCTTCAGCTGAGGAAGGAGTGTACAAGTCGTTGTGGCAGCAAATGTGCCACTGTCTGGTTTCTCTTGCCCTGCCAGCACATGCAATAAAGTCGTTTTCCCGCTGCCATTTATCCCGACAAGGCCGATGCGGTCTCCTTGATGGATGGCAAGCTCCTCAATATTAAATAACAAGCGATCTTTTCGAAACACCTTTAACTGATTGGCTTTGACTAACATCCAACCCTCTCCTTTCGTATCAGGAGACATGAAAAAGCCTCCTATTCTCAGAATAGGAGGCAAAATGGTGTACAAAAATAAGCGGATCAATCCAAGGTGACGTGCCGTTCAAATTTGAACATACACATCCCCCGACTCAATCATCTCATTCTTTGATTCCCAAGCTGTACCATCCTATTCCGAAGCTAAAAAATGAAAACGTAGCAAACATGGCAAACCAATGGTTTGCTCAATGCCTTCGTTTTTTCATTTTGCTTACAGGTCATAGGATTAGTACTTCATTGCATTGGGTCACCCTTCCGTCGTTTGTTACGTATACGATAAAAGATTGGTTATTTTTTGTCAAGCTGAAATGGCATGAGTGAATCCATTAATTTCAGTGTAAATGGATGAGACACATCAAATAGATCGTCCTTTTTGCATTCTTCCACTACATTTCCTTCATGTAAAAATAGGAGACGGTCACATAGATACACCGCTGCTTCTACATCATGGGTAATGAGAAGGATGGTCATGTCTAGCTCTTGTTTTAATGTCTCAAGCAACTCCAAAATTTGCACCTGAACAGAGACATCCAGTGAGCTGAGAATTTCATCTAGTATAAGAATGGCTGGATGCGTTGATATGGCTCGGGCGATGCACACTCGCTGGAGCTGACCGCCGCTTAGCTGATGAGCATACTGGTTTAGTAAAGAAGAGGGCAGTCTGACTTGTTCAAGCAACGATAAAACCTTCTGATCCACATTCTTTTCCTGCTTTAACAAGCGCAGAGGCTCAGCAATGATCTCTTTCACCGTAAAGGAAGGATGAACAGAAGATCGATAATCCTGAAAGACTACACTCATTTTTCCTCGGTTCATCTTCCGCCACGCGTCAACTGGCTTCCCATCAATCTTTACTTCGCCGCTGTCTATTTTTTCTAAACCGAGCAGGATACGTGCCAATGTACTTTTGCCGCTGCCGCTCTCACCGACTAACCCAGCACATTGTCCTTTTTCGATTTGAAATGAGACGTTTGATATGCGTGGTTTTGACCGCATTTGCCTGGAAAAAAAACCTTTCTTCTCTCCATGTTTGATGAGCCCATCGGCTGTGATCAACATGGGAAAGCCCTCACTCTCTGCTGCCGCAATGCGTCAAGAGGCGCAGATAATCGATGTCTCGTCTCAATTAAATGCTTTGTTTGAGGATGCTCAGGCGATGTGAATAGCTTTTCAGCTGGGCGATGCTCAAGCCTCTCGCCTTGATGCATCACCATCACCTCGTCAGCGATCGCCTGAACAACGCCTAAATCATGCGAAATGATGATCAAGGCGGCACCTGTTTCTTCTTTCAGCCTCTGTAATTGCATGATGACTTCACGCCGATTATATGCATCGAGCGACGCAGTTGGTTCATCGGCAATGATCACATGAGGAGAAAGCATCATCGTGATCGCAATCATCACTCGTTGAAGCATACCGCCAGATAATTCGTAAGGATATTGTTTCAGCAATTCATTTGGATTTTTCAAATGAACACGCTCCAGTCCAGCGATGGCATGTGCTTTTCCCTCATTTCCACGT
Coding sequences:
- the abc-f gene encoding ribosomal protection-like ABC-F family protein: MLVKANQLKVFRKDRLLFNIEELAIHQGDRIGLVGINGSGKTTLLHVLAGQEKPDSGTFAATTTCTLLPQLKQAEGTQSGGEMTQTYIESALNRPSALLLADEPTTHLDTEHIEWLEEKLHHYQGALIVVSHDRAFLDAVCTEIWELDDGRLNQYKGNYTYFAQQKELAHRQQKEAFEAYTQKKKQLEHALEKKKKKADKATKPSQKLKSSGPKMAKPYYANKQKKLQKTAKSIETRMEKLEKVERVKDIQPIQMTQHTMKEVASRTVLRVEHVDGKAGDRLLWKQANVEVRGGDKVAIIGKNGSGKTTFLRMLVNGHRGVFRSEAVKLGYFRQDLSGLKVDESILQNALKEAVQDETVVRTVLARLGFRGDDVYKPVGVLSGGERVKTMLASLLVSDANVLMLDEPTNFLDLAAVEALEGLLKDYPGTVVFVSHDRRLIEEVATRIFHVHEKRIEAFDGTYEAYKQKEDKPAATQREEELLIIDMQLSEVLSRLSIEPTQELEETFQALLKQKKSLES
- a CDS encoding ABC transporter ATP-binding protein, with translation MPFIDVKNLSVHDPVQQKDIVANMTFSLQQQSCLAVIGESGSGKSTVAKALIGLVPPSLEVEGAIMLDGELLTTQTAEQWRGKRIGFISQDAMNAFNPIETIGHQMMETFQRHLGLRGNEGKAHAIAGLERVHLKNPNELLKQYPYELSGGMLQRVMIAITMMLSPHVIIADEPTASLDAYNRREVIMQLQRLKEETGAALIIISHDLGVVQAIADEVMVMHQGERLEHRPAEKLFTSPEHPQTKHLIETRHRLSAPLDALRQQRVRAFPC
- a CDS encoding ABC transporter ATP-binding protein; this translates as MLITADGLIKHGEKKGFFSRQMRSKPRISNVSFQIEKGQCAGLVGESGSGKSTLARILLGLEKIDSGEVKIDGKPVDAWRKMNRGKMSVVFQDYRSSVHPSFTVKEIIAEPLRLLKQEKNVDQKVLSLLEQVRLPSSLLNQYAHQLSGGQLQRVCIARAISTHPAILILDEILSSLDVSVQVQILELLETLKQELDMTILLITHDVEAAVYLCDRLLFLHEGNVVEECKKDDLFDVSHPFTLKLMDSLMPFQLDKK